Proteins encoded within one genomic window of Alteribacter populi:
- a CDS encoding TIGR03943 family putative permease subunit: MRQYDSSFHAYIQSIILIGFALLILWLILSGNIIYYIAPKMMPFVYFALATFFILGIVQIFRSTKNDDHEHGEACGCGHDHKIPGPPLVKLAIYSVFSLPILLGFILPDRALDGEMAANRGIMYGGGQAQAVSTPENSETADEVDDSAEINENEGSLADAYLEDPEGYMENLEKEISGQQKGEPEDVDEHYTVEDIYDQDAFDQYFVELAKKLEHEDVITVTEENYLDIMTVMDIHLDTFVGKEIEIIGFAYREPDFDDHQLVAARFSMTCCAADAGVYGTLIDSNEAAQIEDDSWFHAYGTIDADKYNGQRLPVIHNAELTEVEEPDSPYVYPSF, translated from the coding sequence TTGAGGCAGTATGATTCATCATTTCATGCATATATACAAAGTATTATTTTAATAGGTTTTGCTTTACTCATTTTATGGCTTATATTAAGCGGGAACATCATTTATTACATCGCACCAAAGATGATGCCGTTTGTTTACTTTGCTCTGGCTACTTTTTTTATTCTAGGTATTGTGCAAATTTTTAGAAGTACGAAAAATGACGATCATGAACATGGAGAAGCATGTGGCTGCGGACATGATCATAAAATACCAGGACCACCATTGGTAAAACTAGCTATTTATAGCGTGTTTTCCCTTCCCATTTTACTTGGTTTCATTTTACCCGATCGCGCCTTAGACGGGGAGATGGCAGCTAACCGGGGAATCATGTACGGCGGAGGTCAGGCTCAGGCCGTATCTACTCCAGAAAACTCTGAGACTGCAGATGAGGTTGATGATTCAGCTGAAATTAATGAAAATGAAGGATCCTTGGCTGATGCTTATCTCGAAGACCCCGAAGGTTATATGGAAAATTTAGAAAAAGAAATTTCTGGGCAGCAAAAAGGTGAACCAGAAGATGTAGATGAACATTACACCGTTGAAGACATTTACGATCAAGATGCTTTTGATCAATATTTTGTTGAACTAGCGAAAAAATTAGAACACGAGGATGTCATTACAGTTACTGAGGAAAATTATCTCGACATTATGACGGTTATGGATATTCATTTAGATACATTTGTTGGTAAAGAAATTGAAATCATCGGATTTGCTTACCGGGAACCGGATTTCGATGACCATCAGCTTGTGGCTGCACGTTTTTCAATGACTTGCTGTGCAGCAGACGCTGGCGTATATGGCACGTTAATCGATTCTAATGAGGCAGCGCAAATTGAAGATGATAGTTGGTTTCACGCATACGGAACGATTGATGCTGATAAATATAACGGCCAGCGTCTCCCTGTGATACATAATGCCGAACTTACAGAAGTAGAGGAACCTGATTCACCTTACGTATACCCTAGCTTCTAA
- a CDS encoding ion transporter, protein MSKSSDSPMPGWKKQLDTLVEHRYFTTAVIILILINAVVVGLETYPHLYSEYKSTFFAIDRILLWIFTVEIVFRLFAARTLGSFFKNSWNWFDFVIVLSGHLLAGAHFVTVLRILRVLRVFRAISVIPSLRRLVDALLLTIPALGNILLLMSIIFYIFAVTGTMLFQEVAPEYFGSLQLSLLTLFQVVTLESWASQVMRPIFEQLPWSWVYFVSFVLVGTFVVFNLFIGVIVNNVEKAENGEEEIDETKEEVKELRKEVHELKGLLKEHLDRSKNKQM, encoded by the coding sequence ATGTCAAAATCATCAGATTCACCAATGCCTGGGTGGAAAAAGCAACTTGATACGTTAGTAGAGCATCGTTACTTCACCACCGCTGTCATTATTCTTATTCTTATAAACGCCGTTGTTGTTGGTTTAGAAACTTACCCTCACCTGTACTCCGAGTATAAGTCGACTTTTTTTGCGATTGATCGGATTCTTTTATGGATATTTACTGTAGAAATTGTCTTTCGGTTGTTCGCAGCTCGAACGTTGGGAAGTTTCTTTAAAAATAGCTGGAATTGGTTTGATTTTGTCATTGTTTTAAGTGGTCACTTACTTGCTGGTGCCCATTTTGTCACTGTCCTGCGTATTCTCCGTGTCTTAAGGGTTTTCCGGGCTATTTCTGTCATCCCATCCCTCAGGAGACTCGTTGACGCCTTATTGTTAACCATACCAGCACTTGGAAACATTCTTTTATTAATGAGTATCATTTTTTACATTTTTGCCGTGACGGGAACGATGTTATTCCAGGAAGTAGCTCCGGAATACTTCGGTTCTTTACAACTATCCTTATTAACACTCTTCCAGGTCGTCACCCTCGAGTCTTGGGCCAGTCAGGTGATGCGGCCGATTTTTGAACAGTTGCCATGGTCATGGGTCTATTTTGTTTCCTTTGTTCTTGTCGGAACGTTCGTCGTATTTAACCTCTTCATAGGCGTTATCGTAAACAACGTCGAAAAGGCTGAAAACGGAGAAGAAGAGATTGATGAAACGAAGGAAGAAGTCAAGGAACTCAGAAAAGAAGTTCATGAATTAAAAGGACTGTTAAAAGAACACCTCGACCGTTCTAAAAATAAACAAATGTAA
- a CDS encoding SDR family NAD(P)-dependent oxidoreductase codes for MKPWNERVVVITGASGGVGLEMVKEVAKMGGTPVMVARSYGKLLRLASEIKEESGIAPYVYELDVGDTSAVKQVFRSILASIGHVDVLINNAGFGVFDEFEEADMSELKEMFDVNVFGLVACTQAVLPAMRREGEGHIIHVASQAGKLATPKSSGYSATKHAVLAFANSLRMELAETNIRVSTVNPGPIKTNFFERADQTGEYQKNVNKYMMDASIVARKTINLIDRPKRELNLPGWMNLGTTIYQLFPGIIEKIAGNQFRKK; via the coding sequence ATGAAACCGTGGAATGAACGAGTGGTAGTCATAACCGGAGCATCTGGAGGGGTCGGGCTGGAGATGGTCAAAGAAGTGGCGAAAATGGGAGGGACTCCTGTTATGGTGGCCCGGTCTTATGGCAAGTTGCTTCGGTTGGCTTCTGAAATAAAAGAAGAATCAGGCATTGCTCCATATGTATATGAGCTAGATGTGGGTGATACAAGTGCAGTAAAACAGGTGTTTCGAAGCATTTTAGCCTCAATTGGTCACGTGGACGTGCTCATTAACAACGCGGGGTTTGGTGTGTTTGATGAGTTTGAAGAAGCCGATATGAGTGAACTTAAAGAAATGTTTGATGTAAACGTCTTTGGCTTGGTGGCTTGCACACAGGCTGTTTTACCTGCAATGCGGCGTGAGGGTGAAGGGCACATTATCCATGTAGCATCTCAAGCAGGAAAGCTGGCGACACCGAAATCAAGTGGTTATTCAGCGACAAAGCATGCTGTCCTTGCTTTTGCTAACAGCTTGCGTATGGAACTTGCTGAAACAAACATTCGTGTGAGTACAGTTAACCCGGGCCCGATTAAAACTAACTTTTTTGAGCGTGCAGATCAAACGGGAGAATATCAAAAAAACGTGAACAAGTATATGATGGATGCAAGTATCGTAGCAAGAAAAACGATCAATCTCATCGATCGGCCTAAACGAGAGCTGAATCTTCCTGGCTGGATGAACTTAGGAACGACTATATATCAACTCTTCCCTGGAATAATAGAAAAAATTGCAGGAAATCAATTTCGAAAAAAATAG
- a CDS encoding DNA polymerase thumb domain-containing protein, which translates to MNVDYGSYPKRTIFCIDMKSFYASCAAVALGLDPLAAHLAVVGDTTRSGSVVLAATPPLKRDFGIKTGNRLFEIPEDSRIRVVNASMATYLHISVQVTDLFHQYVPLEAIHTYSVDESFLDIGGTRKLWGTEWELAERIRNDLYCRFGLTCAIGIGDNMLLSKLCLDLEAKKRGVAKWTYDDVTKKLWPVTPLQKMWGIGGQLEKRLHRMGIFTIGQLANYSLDKLEKTFGVMGNQLYYHANGIDISELGAPILSGQISYAKGQVLLRDYNDPVEIKRVLLEMCEEVAARARREQRVGQTITLGVGYSKNEAGGGFHRQLTVPEPTNITMEVYGACLKLLSKFYDGSTVRKLSVSISNVYPDDSIQLNLFENDRPRKRALGYAMDEIRHKYGANAVLRAVSYTEGGTAKHRNTLVGGHKA; encoded by the coding sequence ATGAACGTAGACTATGGTTCTTATCCGAAACGGACGATTTTTTGTATTGATATGAAAAGCTTTTATGCCAGCTGTGCAGCGGTGGCTCTCGGTCTTGATCCGCTTGCGGCCCACTTGGCTGTTGTAGGAGACACAACAAGAAGTGGAAGTGTTGTATTAGCTGCTACCCCCCCTCTAAAAAGAGACTTTGGTATTAAAACGGGGAATCGTTTATTTGAAATTCCAGAAGACTCCCGGATTCGAGTCGTTAACGCGTCGATGGCTACATATTTGCATATCTCTGTTCAAGTGACCGATTTATTCCACCAATATGTTCCATTGGAGGCAATTCATACTTATAGTGTCGACGAAAGCTTTCTAGATATCGGAGGCACAAGGAAGCTGTGGGGAACGGAGTGGGAGCTGGCCGAGCGTATTCGCAATGATCTGTACTGTCGTTTTGGCTTGACGTGTGCCATTGGTATTGGAGATAACATGTTGCTTTCTAAGCTTTGTTTAGATTTGGAAGCGAAAAAAAGAGGAGTAGCGAAGTGGACATATGATGATGTAACAAAGAAGCTGTGGCCTGTTACCCCTTTGCAAAAAATGTGGGGAATCGGGGGGCAACTGGAAAAAAGACTTCATCGTATGGGGATCTTTACTATAGGACAGCTGGCCAATTATTCTCTCGATAAACTGGAGAAAACGTTCGGTGTCATGGGGAACCAGCTTTATTATCACGCAAACGGTATCGATATCTCAGAACTGGGTGCTCCGATTTTGAGCGGACAAATAAGCTATGCAAAAGGACAGGTCTTGCTTCGCGATTACAATGATCCTGTAGAAATCAAACGAGTGCTTCTGGAGATGTGTGAAGAAGTAGCGGCCAGGGCAAGACGGGAGCAGCGCGTTGGTCAGACGATTACTCTTGGCGTGGGCTATAGTAAAAATGAGGCAGGCGGAGGTTTTCACCGGCAGCTCACGGTTCCTGAGCCGACGAACATTACGATGGAAGTGTACGGGGCATGTTTGAAGCTGTTGAGTAAATTTTATGACGGTAGTACTGTTCGTAAGTTATCCGTCTCGATTTCAAACGTATACCCAGACGATTCGATTCAACTTAATTTATTTGAAAACGACCGGCCAAGAAAACGAGCTCTCGGTTACGCGATGGATGAAATTCGTCACAAGTACGGAGCTAATGCTGTTCTCCGAGCGGTTTCTTATACAGAGGGTGGGACGGCGAAACACCGGAATACCCTCGTCGGTGGTCATAAAGCATAA
- the asnB gene encoding asparagine synthase (glutamine-hydrolyzing) translates to MCGITGWVDFSRPLNKETATLKSMARTLSKRGPDASEVWVDGNMGFGHTRLTVVDPAGGLQPMSRTTTRGNTYTICYNGELYNTEDIRRELHALGYTFKSYSDTEVVLTSYIEWGAGCVEKFNGIFAFAIWDEKQEKLFLARDRLGVKPLFYQEHGKGLLFASEPKAINTHPEIEPQLDEDGLQELLALCPSRTPGHGVYSGMKELRPGHFLILTSQGRKVDRYWQVKSEHHNENAEETADHIRWLLKDTVERQLVADVPVCTFLSGGVDSSALTALAANYFKEQGRGMLNTYSIDYEENDKYFKASKFQPNPDAPWVKKMSEYVGSSHRGCVIDNQMLFDYLEAATAARDFPGMADIDSSLLWFSEKVKENVTVGLSGECADEIFGGYPWFHDEDAIQGDIFPWMRAVDERQSLLRPELQKKLALKEYVKERYQSTVQETPLLDGESELEAKRRALFYVNITWFMTTLLDRKDRMSMAASLEVRVPFADHRLVEYVWNVPWEMKMYGGREKGILRKALEGILPHEVLYRKKSPYPKTHHPVYTQKVIEALHEVVHKGDSPLFDLFDRVKIRELVNTEGSSFKTPYFGQLMTGPQLLAHLWQFHIWLTGSSVKLT, encoded by the coding sequence ATGTGTGGAATTACAGGATGGGTGGATTTTAGTCGTCCACTTAATAAGGAAACAGCGACCTTAAAATCGATGGCTCGAACGCTTTCCAAACGTGGTCCAGATGCTTCTGAAGTATGGGTGGATGGGAACATGGGCTTCGGGCACACCAGACTGACTGTTGTCGATCCGGCAGGCGGTTTACAGCCGATGAGTCGAACAACAACTAGAGGAAACACCTATACCATTTGCTACAATGGAGAACTTTATAATACAGAAGACATACGTAGAGAATTACATGCACTTGGATACACATTTAAATCCTATTCTGATACAGAAGTCGTTCTTACTTCGTATATTGAGTGGGGAGCAGGGTGTGTTGAAAAATTTAACGGCATTTTTGCGTTTGCGATATGGGATGAAAAGCAAGAAAAGCTGTTTTTAGCAAGAGATCGATTAGGTGTTAAACCATTATTTTATCAAGAGCATGGAAAGGGGCTGCTGTTTGCTTCAGAACCAAAGGCGATCAACACTCACCCAGAAATTGAACCGCAACTTGATGAAGACGGCCTTCAGGAGTTGTTAGCTTTATGCCCTTCCCGTACGCCTGGGCATGGCGTATATAGCGGAATGAAAGAGCTTCGTCCCGGACATTTTTTAATTCTTACAAGCCAAGGAAGAAAGGTCGATAGGTATTGGCAAGTGAAGAGTGAACACCATAATGAAAATGCTGAGGAAACGGCTGATCACATTCGTTGGCTGTTAAAAGATACCGTTGAACGTCAGCTTGTGGCTGATGTGCCAGTTTGTACATTTTTATCTGGAGGAGTCGATTCCAGTGCCCTTACTGCTTTAGCTGCCAATTACTTTAAGGAACAGGGGCGTGGCATGTTAAATACGTATTCGATTGACTATGAAGAAAACGATAAATATTTTAAAGCGAGCAAATTCCAGCCAAATCCCGATGCACCCTGGGTTAAGAAGATGTCTGAATACGTTGGTTCCAGCCATAGGGGGTGCGTCATAGATAATCAAATGTTGTTTGACTATCTAGAAGCTGCTACGGCTGCACGGGACTTTCCTGGAATGGCCGATATCGATTCGTCACTTCTTTGGTTTAGTGAAAAGGTTAAGGAAAACGTGACCGTTGGGCTTTCTGGAGAGTGCGCCGATGAAATTTTTGGGGGATACCCGTGGTTTCATGATGAGGATGCCATTCAGGGAGATATTTTTCCGTGGATGAGAGCTGTGGATGAAAGACAATCGTTATTACGACCAGAATTGCAAAAAAAGCTCGCTCTTAAAGAGTATGTGAAAGAACGGTATCAGTCAACGGTTCAGGAAACGCCCCTTCTTGATGGCGAATCGGAACTTGAAGCTAAACGTCGGGCCCTGTTCTATGTGAATATAACATGGTTTATGACAACGCTCTTAGACAGGAAAGACCGGATGAGTATGGCTGCTAGTCTTGAAGTTCGGGTTCCCTTCGCGGATCATCGATTAGTGGAATATGTTTGGAATGTTCCTTGGGAGATGAAGATGTACGGTGGAAGAGAGAAAGGGATATTGCGTAAAGCGCTAGAAGGGATTCTCCCTCATGAAGTGTTATACCGGAAAAAAAGCCCTTATCCGAAAACTCACCACCCTGTTTACACCCAAAAAGTAATTGAGGCATTACACGAAGTCGTTCATAAAGGAGATTCTCCGCTCTTCGATTTGTTTGATCGAGTAAAAATCCGTGAGCTTGTCAATACGGAAGGGTCTTCTTTTAAAACGCCGTACTTTGGTCAATTGATGACAGGTCCTCAACTCCTCGCTCACCTTTGGCAGTTTCATATTTGGCTCACTGGATCCTCGGTAAAACTTACTTAA
- a CDS encoding Cof-type HAD-IIB family hydrolase — MTNIRLIATDMDGTLLNSERKISKANAEAIRYAESKGITVAVATGRDYTEAIAPLKEAGLRLPLICVNGAEMRSRDGQILSQAPLDKTLYNQMSAILREENVYYEMYTTKGSFTENQQKGIDIVVNIMMSTGEFATYDEVMKVAEARFKEGAVSVTDDYQSVLTNDVKIYKLLAFSEDDGSRERAKQRLLDLSEVSVSASASENLEITHLQATKGKALEKLAKDLDVSIRETMALGDNLNDVSMLSIAGVSVAMKNGEDEVKKISDRVTASNVEDGVAKAIYDLIDQ, encoded by the coding sequence ATGACGAACATTCGACTCATCGCCACAGACATGGATGGAACATTATTAAACAGTGAACGAAAAATATCAAAAGCTAATGCTGAAGCGATACGGTACGCCGAATCGAAAGGAATAACTGTAGCTGTAGCGACAGGAAGAGATTATACTGAAGCGATCGCTCCTTTGAAAGAAGCGGGTCTCAGGCTCCCACTTATTTGTGTAAATGGAGCTGAAATGCGAAGTCGCGACGGACAAATTTTATCACAAGCTCCACTAGATAAAACATTGTACAATCAAATGTCAGCTATTCTAAGAGAAGAAAATGTCTATTACGAAATGTATACAACAAAGGGTTCTTTTACTGAAAATCAGCAAAAAGGGATTGATATTGTCGTCAACATTATGATGAGTACAGGAGAGTTTGCTACATATGATGAAGTCATGAAAGTAGCTGAAGCACGTTTTAAGGAGGGCGCGGTTAGCGTAACCGACGATTATCAGTCTGTCTTAACAAACGATGTGAAGATTTATAAACTCTTGGCTTTCTCAGAAGATGATGGTAGTCGGGAACGGGCGAAACAGCGATTACTAGACCTCTCAGAAGTATCAGTTAGTGCTTCAGCATCTGAAAACCTGGAGATTACTCACCTGCAAGCAACAAAAGGGAAGGCATTAGAGAAGCTAGCGAAAGATTTGGACGTTTCCATTCGCGAAACAATGGCATTGGGTGATAATTTAAATGATGTATCGATGCTTTCCATTGCGGGGGTCAGTGTAGCGATGAAAAACGGAGAAGACGAAGTGAAAAAAATCAGTGATCGTGTAACCGCTTCGAACGTGGAAGATGGTGTCGCAAAAGCTATCTATGACTTGATTGATCAATAA
- a CDS encoding YolD-like family protein: MLRDRGVIKWTSMMLPEHVRELKQLKQGYAKMKKPEFDPQMIEEWGRILKESAYKQTPVSVSFIEEGVIQSATGFFVRFDSLEHLITLRTDSGERIHLSFDTITDLTPE, translated from the coding sequence GTGTTGCGCGATCGCGGTGTAATAAAATGGACATCAATGATGCTTCCAGAACACGTAAGAGAGCTAAAGCAGCTAAAACAAGGTTATGCAAAAATGAAAAAGCCGGAGTTCGATCCTCAAATGATCGAAGAATGGGGGAGGATACTAAAAGAATCTGCTTATAAACAAACTCCTGTATCCGTATCTTTTATTGAAGAAGGTGTGATTCAATCGGCGACTGGTTTTTTTGTTCGCTTTGACTCTTTAGAACACCTAATCACGCTTCGAACCGATTCAGGAGAGAGAATTCACCTTTCGTTTGACACAATTACCGATCTCACACCCGAATAA
- a CDS encoding PTS sugar transporter subunit IIA, with translation MLKKLFGLDKKEQKQEKPEVQMPEADGKDVLVSPITGKAVPLSEVPDPTFAEKMMGDGLAIQPDEGTVVAPVHGEVVQLFPTKHAVGLKTVNGVEILIHIGIETVNMQGEGFEAFVKEGDKVAAGDKLITFDMDLINEKAESTITPVIITNGDVVNELQKEENKDVTKGDTTIITITTK, from the coding sequence ATGTTAAAGAAATTATTTGGATTAGATAAGAAGGAACAAAAGCAAGAAAAGCCAGAGGTACAAATGCCAGAAGCAGACGGGAAGGACGTATTGGTTTCACCTATTACTGGTAAAGCTGTTCCTTTGTCAGAAGTACCTGATCCGACATTTGCTGAAAAAATGATGGGGGATGGCTTAGCGATTCAACCAGATGAAGGAACGGTCGTCGCTCCTGTTCACGGTGAAGTTGTTCAATTGTTCCCTACAAAACATGCTGTTGGACTGAAAACAGTTAACGGAGTAGAAATATTAATTCATATCGGGATAGAAACGGTTAATATGCAAGGGGAAGGCTTCGAAGCGTTTGTAAAAGAAGGTGACAAAGTTGCGGCTGGAGACAAGTTGATTACTTTTGACATGGATTTAATCAATGAAAAAGCAGAAAGCACGATCACACCGGTTATTATTACAAACGGTGATGTAGTCAATGAGCTGCAAAAAGAAGAGAACAAAGATGTCACAAAAGGTGATACGACCATTATAACGATTACGACAAAGTAG
- a CDS encoding xanthine phosphoribosyltransferase — translation MRELQDMITKRGVVLSDGVLKVDAFLNHGIDPSLMVAIGEDFKARFQNEGITKILTIESSGIAPSLTTALALDCELVFARKKKSLTMLDQLYTTDIYSFTKQKHQQISVSKERLSPYDRVLIIDDFLANGQAALGLASIVEQAGAHVAGIGIVIEKSFQPGRSLLTDAGYRVDSLARIASLKKEGIEFIEETKPLKVHS, via the coding sequence ATGAGAGAATTACAAGATATGATTACTAAAAGAGGAGTTGTCTTATCTGACGGCGTACTAAAAGTCGATGCTTTTCTGAATCACGGGATTGACCCATCATTGATGGTAGCCATTGGAGAGGATTTTAAAGCCCGCTTTCAAAATGAAGGTATTACAAAAATTTTAACAATCGAGTCTTCTGGCATCGCACCTTCATTAACTACCGCTCTTGCCTTAGACTGTGAACTTGTTTTCGCACGTAAAAAAAAGTCACTTACTATGCTTGATCAGCTCTACACTACTGACATTTATTCATTTACGAAACAAAAACATCAACAGATTTCTGTGTCCAAAGAGCGACTAAGTCCATATGATCGGGTTCTTATTATCGATGACTTTCTAGCAAACGGGCAAGCTGCCTTAGGCTTAGCTTCCATTGTAGAACAAGCAGGTGCTCACGTAGCCGGTATCGGAATCGTTATTGAAAAATCGTTTCAACCTGGTCGTTCATTACTAACGGATGCGGGTTACCGTGTCGACTCATTAGCTCGAATTGCTTCTTTAAAAAAAGAAGGCATTGAATTCATCGAAGAAACAAAACCACTAAAAGTCCATTCATAA
- a CDS encoding MerR family DNA-binding transcriptional regulator: MKSYKEKKVISIGVVSELTGLSERQIRYYEQRKLIQPERSKGGTRKYSFLDVEGLVDIANKMEDGMQTFEIRKQAKQRLAKEDIKKKMLRGQLNTAFPNQR; encoded by the coding sequence ATGAAGTCTTATAAAGAGAAAAAAGTGATTAGTATCGGCGTGGTAAGTGAACTCACAGGTCTTTCTGAGCGTCAAATCCGATATTATGAACAACGTAAGCTTATTCAACCTGAGCGCTCTAAAGGCGGTACGAGAAAATACTCTTTCCTGGATGTTGAGGGGCTTGTCGATATTGCAAACAAGATGGAAGATGGGATGCAAACCTTTGAGATCCGTAAACAAGCGAAGCAACGGCTTGCAAAAGAAGATATTAAAAAGAAAATGCTTCGCGGTCAGTTAAATACAGCCTTTCCAAACCAGAGATAA
- a CDS encoding low molecular weight protein-tyrosine-phosphatase: MINVLFVCLGNICRSPMAEAIFKEKVKGASLENTIAVDSAGTGDWHIGNSPHEGTLAILKKHRIDHEGITARQVQKQDMEEYHYIIGMDAENIGNLSRMKGLRPSGEIARLLDFIEDGKEDDVPDPYFTGNFDYVYELVNEGCEHLLMHIREKEGL; the protein is encoded by the coding sequence GTGATCAACGTTTTATTTGTTTGTCTCGGAAATATTTGCCGGTCACCGATGGCTGAAGCCATTTTTAAAGAAAAAGTGAAAGGAGCTAGTTTAGAAAATACCATTGCCGTTGATTCTGCAGGTACAGGTGATTGGCATATAGGGAATTCACCTCATGAAGGCACGTTAGCTATATTAAAAAAGCATCGAATCGATCATGAAGGAATCACCGCACGTCAAGTACAGAAGCAAGACATGGAAGAGTATCACTACATTATTGGTATGGATGCTGAAAACATAGGGAACTTGAGCCGGATGAAAGGACTAAGACCTTCAGGAGAAATTGCCAGGCTGTTAGATTTTATAGAGGATGGAAAAGAGGACGATGTTCCCGATCCATATTTTACCGGGAATTTTGATTACGTCTACGAGCTAGTAAATGAAGGATGTGAACACCTCCTCATGCACATTCGAGAAAAGGAAGGATTATAA
- a CDS encoding uracil permease, with product MSQTTVRYPWFKKEDTDAFFALFQNNLANFVIIAVTLLGMGFPSSIVFGKVIPGAAVAVIFGNLYYAYMANRLAQKEQRTNVTALSYGISTPVMFVFLFGVLLPANTLTGDPELAWKIALAACFISGLVEILASFTGKWIQRNLPRAAMLGALAGVALTFIAGEMLFKTLEMPVVGLFVLAVILLGIVGKVSLPFKIPASLFAIIIGTGLAFTLGYAEWGTVHDGLANLGFYPILPSLAVFEGFGFLFGSMIALLAVLLPITIYNAIETMNNVEAMAAEGDSYDVRECQAVDGVGTMLGSLFGGMFPTTVYIATVGSKWMGAGRGYSILNAAVFLIAASFGIIAALSAIIPIAVVAPILVFVGISMVSSAFGSNEQKYYPAVAIAMLPYFANYLMTNFNNDEAGSVLQELSTGIVPLGEGAMFTGILLGAITVFIIDHNFKKAAMFSFVASLFSFLGLMHAPSIGIAQAPDFAIGYFLVGAFIGVYYLKDVRVSQKQRAASKIEAA from the coding sequence ATGAGTCAGACGACCGTTCGTTATCCTTGGTTTAAGAAGGAAGATACTGATGCTTTCTTTGCTCTTTTTCAAAATAACCTTGCCAATTTCGTCATCATTGCCGTAACCTTGCTCGGAATGGGTTTTCCAAGCAGTATCGTTTTTGGCAAAGTCATCCCCGGAGCTGCTGTGGCAGTCATTTTCGGTAATCTCTACTATGCATATATGGCCAATCGCCTAGCGCAAAAAGAACAGCGTACAAATGTAACTGCCCTTTCCTACGGGATTAGTACACCTGTAATGTTTGTATTCTTATTTGGTGTCCTTTTACCGGCTAATACCTTAACAGGAGACCCGGAGCTCGCTTGGAAAATCGCGCTGGCCGCTTGTTTTATTAGTGGTTTGGTCGAGATTTTAGCAAGCTTTACTGGCAAATGGATTCAACGTAACCTTCCCCGAGCTGCCATGCTCGGTGCACTAGCTGGTGTCGCTCTTACCTTCATCGCCGGCGAAATGTTGTTTAAGACATTAGAAATGCCTGTTGTTGGTTTATTTGTTTTAGCCGTTATTCTTTTAGGTATTGTCGGCAAAGTAAGTCTTCCCTTCAAGATCCCTGCCTCTTTATTTGCAATCATCATCGGGACAGGCTTGGCATTTACTCTTGGTTATGCTGAATGGGGAACAGTTCATGACGGTTTGGCGAACTTGGGCTTTTACCCGATCCTTCCTTCTCTCGCTGTATTTGAAGGGTTCGGATTTTTGTTCGGGAGCATGATTGCCTTATTAGCGGTCTTATTACCAATTACGATTTATAATGCGATTGAAACGATGAACAACGTTGAAGCGATGGCGGCTGAAGGGGATTCATATGACGTTCGTGAATGTCAAGCGGTAGATGGCGTTGGAACGATGCTCGGCTCCTTATTTGGCGGCATGTTCCCTACCACTGTTTACATTGCCACTGTCGGTTCAAAATGGATGGGCGCCGGTCGTGGATACAGCATCCTCAATGCTGCTGTTTTTCTTATTGCAGCCTCTTTTGGAATAATTGCCGCACTGTCAGCAATTATTCCGATAGCTGTAGTAGCACCAATCCTTGTCTTTGTTGGTATTTCCATGGTGTCTTCTGCTTTTGGCTCAAATGAACAAAAATACTACCCTGCTGTTGCGATCGCCATGCTTCCTTACTTTGCAAATTATTTGATGACAAACTTCAACAATGATGAAGCTGGGTCAGTCTTACAAGAACTTTCTACAGGCATTGTTCCTTTAGGTGAAGGGGCAATGTTTACCGGCATCCTACTCGGTGCAATAACCGTTTTTATCATTGATCATAATTTTAAAAAAGCAGCAATGTTCTCCTTCGTCGCTTCTTTGTTTAGCTTTTTGGGGCTCATGCACGCACCTTCCATTGGTATTGCACAAGCTCCAGACTTTGCTATAGGTTACTTCCTTGTTGGAGCATTTATAGGTGTCTATTATTTAAAAGACGTTCGTGTGTCTCAAAAACAAAGAGCCGCCTCTAAAATAGAAGCGGCTTAA